The sequence below is a genomic window from Thioclava nitratireducens.
CTTGCGGAACACAGCGTTGCCGGTCTCATCCGCTTTCCACGCCTTCACAATGGAGACGTCAGCGAAGATGCCCTCTTCGAGGATGTAGTGCTCGCCGTTGAACACCTTCACCTCTTTGCCTTCGGCGATCTGGGTGCCGTAGCCGGTCTTGGTGTAGAAGCCGGGGATGCCGTGGCCGGCGGCGCGCATGCGCTCTGCCAGAGTGCCCTGCGGGTTGAATTCCAGCTCGAGTTCGCCGCTCAGATACTGGCGCATGAACTCGGCGTTCTCGCCCACGTAAGACGACATCATCTTCTTGATCTGCTTCGTGTCGAGCAGCTTGCCGAGGCCGAACCCGTCCACGCCGCAATTGTTCGACGCGACGGTGATGTCCTTGACCTTGCTCTCGACCAGCGCGTCGATCAGCATTTCAGGGATGCCGCAGAGGCCGAAGCCGCCTGCCGCGATCAGCATTCCGTCGAAGAGAAGCCCGTCGAGAGCCTCCTTCGCGGAACCGTAAATCTTGTTCATGGATATCCTCCGCTCATATGCGCGTGAAGATGACGCCGGGGCGGAGGGGAGTCAATTGCTGCGATGCGGCGAGGGTGGTGTGTTGGGTTCAACTTCGCGCGCGAGCGCGCCGGGAGGGGGCTCTGCCCCCGCGCTGTCGCGCTTCCCCGGGATATTTTTATAAAGACGACGTGGGCGCGGGCGCCTCACTCCTCGTCGGTCTTCTTGGCCGCCGTCTTTTTCGCCGCGGGTTTCTTCGCGGCGGTCTTCTTGGCGGCCGGTTTCTTGGCCGCAGGCTTCTTCGCGGTCGTTTTTTTAGGCGCGGCTTTCTTCTTCGTGCCGCCCTTCTTGGCCGCCTTCGCCTCGATCAGCGGAAGCGCGTCTTCGAGCGTAACGGCTTCCGGTTCAAGCTCTTTCGGCAGGGTCGCGTTGATCTTGCCCCATTTGACGTAGGGACCGTAGCGCCCCGGCATGACCGTGATCGGGCCGCCCTCGGGGTGTTCGCCCAACTCCTTGAGCGGTTTCGCGGCGGCACCGCGCCCGCCTTTGGCGGCTTTCTGGGCGATCACTTCCACGGCGCGGTTCATGCCGATGGTGAAGACCTCGTCCACTTCCGGCAGGTTCGCGTAGATCCGGCCTTTCTTAACGTAGGGCCCGTAGCGGCCGATCCCGGCTTCGACCAACTCGCCGTCCTCGGGGTGCGGGCCGATCTCGCGCGGCAGGCTCAAGAGCAGCAGCGCCTTTTCGAGGTCGATTTCTTCGGGTTTCCAACCCTTGGGCAGCGAAGCGCGAGGGGGTTTCGGCACATCCTCGGTCGGCTCGCCCTTCTGGACGTAAGGGCCGAAACGTCCGACACGCAGCGTGATCGCCTGCTCCTCGTCATAGCCCAGCACCTTGCCGTCGAGTGCCTGAACCTCATCGTCGCCATCGGGCGCCGACAGAGGCCGGGTGAAACGACATTCGGGATAGTTGCCGCAGCCGATAAAGGCCCCGCCGGAGCGCGCGGTCTTCAGGTGCAGCTTGCCACTGCCGCAAAGCGGGCAGATGCGCGGGTCCGACCCGTCGGGGCGCGGCGGATAGAGATGCGGCGCCAGAACCTCGTCGATCTTGTCGAGCACTTCCGAGATCCGCAGCTCCGACGTCTCTTCCAACGCTGCCGAGAAATCGCGCCAGAAGCGCTTGAGCACTTCCTTATAGTCGCGATCGCCTGCGGAGATATCGTCGAGCTGATCTTCCAGATCGGCGGTGAAATCGTATTCCACGTAGCGCTTGAAGTAGTTCGACAGGAAGGCCGTCACCAAGCGCCCGGTATCTTCCGGGATCAGGCGGTTCTTGTCCTTGCGGACATAGCCGCGATCCTGAATCGTCGTGACAATCGAGGCATAGGTGGAGGGGCGCCCGATGCCGAGCTCTTCCATCCGCTTGACCAAGGTCGCCTCGGTGTAGCGCGGCGGCGGTTGGGTGAAGTGCTGCTCGGGCGTGATGTCGCCCTTCTTCGCCTCTTCGCCCTCGTGGATCTGCGGCAGACGGTTGCTGTCCTCGCCCTCATCGTCGTCGCGGCCCTGATCGTAGACTTTCAGGAAGCCGTCGAACACAACGACGGAGCCGGTCGCGCGCAGTTCCACCTGTTCGTCGCCGGAGCCGACGAGAACGGTCGTCCGCTCGAACCGGGCCGCTTCCATCTGCGACGCGATCGTGCGTTTCCAGATCAGATCATACAGCTTCCACTGATCGTCGGAGAGCTTCAGCTTGTCGGGCGATTTCGACATATCCGTGGGGCGGATACATTCGTGCGCTTCCTGCGCGTTCTTCGCCTTGTTCTTGTACATGCGCGGGCTTTTCGGGACGTAGCTGTCGCCGAACTTGTCCTTGATCGCATCGCGCGCCTGCATCACCGCCTCGGGGGCCATGTCGATGCCGTCGGTCCGCATATAGGTGATGTGCCCCGCCTCGTAGAGACGCTGCGCCGCCGACATCGTGGCGCGCGCACCGAAGCCGAACTTGCGGCTGGCTTCCTGCTGCAGCGTCGAGGTCATGAAGGGCGGGTAGGGGTTGCGGTTGGCGGGCTTCGCCTCGACCGAGGTCACACTGAGATCGCGCGAGGTGATCGCCTGCACCGCCATCTCGGCTGCGGTCTCGTTCTCGAGGTCATATTTCTCGAGCTTCTTGCCGCCGAGAACCGACAGGCGCGCTTCGTATTCCTGACCGCGCGGCGTCGTCAGGATCACCTTCACCGTCCAGTATTCACGCGGTTTGAAGGCTTCGATCTCCATCTCGCGCTCGACGATGAGGCGCAGGCAAACCGACTGGACACGGCCCGCCGATTTCGCGCCAGGCAGCTTGCGCCAGAGAACCGGCGAGAGGTTGAAGCCCACGAGGTAATCGAGTGCGCGGCGGGCGAGATAGGCCTCCACCAGCGGGGCATCGACATCGCGCGGATGCTTCATCGCTTCTTGGATTGCGGTCTTGGTGATCGCGTTGAAGGTGACGCGGGAGACGTTCTTGCCCTTGAGCTTCTTCTCCAGCGCTTCCTGCAGGTGCCACGAGATGGCTTCGCCTTCGCGATCGGGGTCGGTTGCGAGGATCAGCGTGTCGTCATCTTTCAGCGCGTCGGTGATCGCCTTGATGTGCTTTTTCGAGTCGCTAGCGACTTCCCATTTCATCTCGAAATCGTGCTCGGGATCGACCGAACCGTCTTTCGGAGGCAGATCGCGGACGTGACCGAAGGAGGCAAGAACGGTGTAATCGGACCCTAGATACTTGTTGATCGTCTTGGCCTTGGCAGGGGATTCGACGACGACAACGGCCATAAGGTCCTCACTATTCAGCGCTAAAGGGTCTGGGCGCGGAACATGTGGGGGTTTGGTGGGGATTGTCAATGCACCCTGGCGCTGAGGAAATCCCGCAGGCCTTAAACCGGGCGGCTGATCAGCCCGCCGCGATGGCGCTCTATTCGGCCCTCGATTTCGAGTGCGGTGAGGGCCTGTGAAAAGGCCGCCGCCGGCACGTCGAGATCGCGGATCACCTGATCCTCGGCGGTGGGGGAGGGGCCGAGCCGTTCGAGGATCTTCGTGCCCAGATCGGCAGGTTCCGGAGCTGGCTTTCCGGACGAACGCCGGGGGCTGGGTTCGGGTGCGGTCCGGGCGACGGTCGCTCTCCGCGCATTGAGCGCGGCCAGCACGTCCTCGGGCCCGCGCACCAATGTCGCGCCGTCGCGGAGCAGCGCGTTGCAGCCGCCCGCGCGCCCGTCCATCGGGTGTCCCGGGACGGCCATTACCTCGCGCCCCTGATCGAGCGCATCGCGCGCGGTGATCAGGCTGCCGGATTTCAGGGCCGCTTCGACCACGACGACGCCGGCGCTGAGCCCCGAGATAATCCGGTTGCGCGCAGGGAAGTGGCGCGCCTGCGGCTGCGTGCCGGGCGGGGCTTCGGTCAGCCGCAGCCCGGTCTCCGCGATCTGTCGGGCAAGCGTCGTGTTCTCCTGCGGGTAGATCACGTCGATTCCACCCGCCTGCACCGCGATCGTCCCGGTGAGCAGGGCGGCCTCATGGGCGGCGGCATCGATCCCGCGCGCCAGCCCGGAGACCACGCAGATGCCCGCCTCGCCCAGACCTTCGCTCAACCGCTTCGCCATGCGCAGCCCCAGCGAGGACGCGTTGCGCGCACCGACTAGCGCGATCATCGGGCGGGTGAGCAGCTCCGGCTGGCCAAGCGCCCAGAGCACGGGTGGCGCATCGTCGATCTGCGCAAGCGCGGGGGGATAGTCAGGCCCTCCATGAATCAGGAGCAGCGCCCCTGCGGCCTTGCCCGCCTTGATCTCTGCGCGGGCCTGTTTCTCGGGGAAAGGGGTGTAATCGGTGACGCCCGCCGCGCGTGCGACCTCTGGCAGGGCCGCGAGCGCTGCCGTCGCGGAGCCATGTTCGCCGATCAATCTGTGGAAAGTTGTGGGCCCGACACGTCGGGAGCGAATGAGGCGAAGAGCAGATAGTTCGTCTTCTTCCGTGGTGGGTGGGGTGAAGGGGGTGGGGTAAGAAAACAAATCTGTTTCCATCCGGCCCTCCGCCTCAATCGCCCACCCTTCTTGCCGTGTTATTCTTAATAAGTTGTTACCAAAACTCGGTGTGCGCGGCGTTTGGAAGGAATTTTCTGCGTTTTGACTGCAAATTTTCGGCGTCGCCGATTTGTAGCTTCTGATCGCGCGGGCGAAGCGGTCTTCATGGACCGTTCCGCCCGTATCTGTCGGAAACGATTACGCCGCCGAGCCGCCCACCGTGAGGCCGCCGATCATCAGGGTCGGCTGGCCGACGCCGACCGGTACCCATTGCCCCGCCTTGCCGCAATTGCCGATGCCGGGGTCGAGGGCGAGGTCGTTGCCGATGGCGCGGATATGCTGCATCGCGGTCGGCCCGTCGCCGATCAGCGTCGCACCTCTTACTGGTGCGCCTACGACACCGTTCTTCACGCGATAGGCTTCGGTGCAGTTGAAGACGAACTTGCCATTGGTGATGTCGACCTGACCGCCGCCGAAGCCGACCGCATAGATGCCGTCCTTCAGATCGGCGAGGATCTCGCCCGGATCGGCATCGCCGCCGAGCATATAAGTATTGGTCATCCGCGGCATCGGGGCATGGGCGAAGCTCTCGCGCCGCCCGTTGCCGGTGGCCTCGACGC
It includes:
- a CDS encoding CoA transferase subunit A — translated: MNKIYGSAKEALDGLLFDGMLIAAGGFGLCGIPEMLIDALVESKVKDITVASNNCGVDGFGLGKLLDTKQIKKMMSSYVGENAEFMRQYLSGELELEFNPQGTLAERMRAAGHGIPGFYTKTGYGTQIAEGKEVKVFNGEHYILEEGIFADVSIVKAWKADETGNAVFRKTARNFNPPAAMCGRVCVMEVEEIVPVGSLDPDCIHLPGIYVHRLIQGEHEKRIEKVTTREKKEA
- the dprA gene encoding DNA-processing protein DprA; protein product: METDLFSYPTPFTPPTTEEDELSALRLIRSRRVGPTTFHRLIGEHGSATAALAALPEVARAAGVTDYTPFPEKQARAEIKAGKAAGALLLIHGGPDYPPALAQIDDAPPVLWALGQPELLTRPMIALVGARNASSLGLRMAKRLSEGLGEAGICVVSGLARGIDAAAHEAALLTGTIAVQAGGIDVIYPQENTTLARQIAETGLRLTEAPPGTQPQARHFPARNRIISGLSAGVVVVEAALKSGSLITARDALDQGREVMAVPGHPMDGRAGGCNALLRDGATLVRGPEDVLAALNARRATVARTAPEPSPRRSSGKPAPEPADLGTKILERLGPSPTAEDQVIRDLDVPAAAFSQALTALEIEGRIERHRGGLISRPV
- the topA gene encoding type I DNA topoisomerase, translating into MAVVVVESPAKAKTINKYLGSDYTVLASFGHVRDLPPKDGSVDPEHDFEMKWEVASDSKKHIKAITDALKDDDTLILATDPDREGEAISWHLQEALEKKLKGKNVSRVTFNAITKTAIQEAMKHPRDVDAPLVEAYLARRALDYLVGFNLSPVLWRKLPGAKSAGRVQSVCLRLIVEREMEIEAFKPREYWTVKVILTTPRGQEYEARLSVLGGKKLEKYDLENETAAEMAVQAITSRDLSVTSVEAKPANRNPYPPFMTSTLQQEASRKFGFGARATMSAAQRLYEAGHITYMRTDGIDMAPEAVMQARDAIKDKFGDSYVPKSPRMYKNKAKNAQEAHECIRPTDMSKSPDKLKLSDDQWKLYDLIWKRTIASQMEAARFERTTVLVGSGDEQVELRATGSVVVFDGFLKVYDQGRDDDEGEDSNRLPQIHEGEEAKKGDITPEQHFTQPPPRYTEATLVKRMEELGIGRPSTYASIVTTIQDRGYVRKDKNRLIPEDTGRLVTAFLSNYFKRYVEYDFTADLEDQLDDISAGDRDYKEVLKRFWRDFSAALEETSELRISEVLDKIDEVLAPHLYPPRPDGSDPRICPLCGSGKLHLKTARSGGAFIGCGNYPECRFTRPLSAPDGDDEVQALDGKVLGYDEEQAITLRVGRFGPYVQKGEPTEDVPKPPRASLPKGWKPEEIDLEKALLLLSLPREIGPHPEDGELVEAGIGRYGPYVKKGRIYANLPEVDEVFTIGMNRAVEVIAQKAAKGGRGAAAKPLKELGEHPEGGPITVMPGRYGPYVKWGKINATLPKELEPEAVTLEDALPLIEAKAAKKGGTKKKAAPKKTTAKKPAAKKPAAKKTAAKKPAAKKTAAKKTDEE